A DNA window from Turicibacter sp. TJ11 contains the following coding sequences:
- a CDS encoding SPOR domain-containing protein — MKKKKAKFRLKVDLKSMRLWILLTLIIVMMGLSFGKLLDNFLGSSEGVATTSGVADETQPANEEQPKDETEQSENAEDVAAENKIYVIQLGVYETYDNVLNLAGQLQQLGYNYGILKVDGKYSVFSHISGTKESLASVEEAMSNKGIDHFIKEVDVSTDDLKWNYFLQAVKQKPFEMTGDFIQTFTDDEMHIWGYYVTLSTASFDALASERQKMLLEIYQWLNG; from the coding sequence ATGAAGAAAAAGAAAGCTAAATTCAGACTAAAAGTGGATTTAAAGTCGATGCGTTTATGGATTTTATTGACATTGATTATTGTAATGATGGGGTTATCATTTGGAAAACTACTAGATAATTTCTTAGGTTCATCAGAGGGAGTGGCTACAACGAGTGGTGTAGCTGATGAGACTCAACCTGCTAATGAAGAGCAACCAAAAGATGAGACAGAGCAATCAGAAAACGCAGAAGACGTGGCAGCAGAAAATAAAATCTATGTCATCCAATTAGGGGTGTATGAAACGTATGATAATGTTTTAAACTTAGCAGGTCAATTACAACAGCTAGGCTATAATTATGGAATTTTAAAAGTTGACGGAAAATATTCTGTATTTTCTCATATTTCAGGAACAAAAGAAAGTTTAGCTTCTGTTGAAGAGGCGATGAGTAATAAAGGAATTGATCATTTTATTAAAGAGGTAGACGTTTCAACGGATGATTTAAAGTGGAATTACTTTTTACAAGCTGTCAAACAAAAACCATTTGAAATGACGGGAGATTTTATTCAAACATTTACGGATGATGAAATGCATATATGGGGTTATTATGTAACACTTTCAACAGCTTCTTTTGATGCTTTAGCGTCAGAGCGTCAGAAGATGCTACTTGAAATTTATCAATGGTTAAATGGATAA
- a CDS encoding folylpolyglutamate synthase/dihydrofolate synthase family protein yields the protein MFRSGKEVIDWVSEQLRFGIRPGLERMEAALSRLDNPHLKIKTIHIAGTNGKGSTVTYLRSVLQDAGYRVGTFTSPYIETFNERISLNGVPISDDDLAWCANVLKPIVEEINQTSMGPFTEFEIITLISFIYFKHYQTDVVIYEVGLGGRLDATNVISPIVCGITNIGHDHEAILGETLVKIAHEKLGIVKNEVPLFTTEENEDVLKEFVEVTNQKNSPFVQSLKMYPATQVHVNQNGLQFDWPHLKDVELTMKGTHQIKNATLAYSIIQYLKEKRIFSISDVNIYRGMKEAFWKGRFEVIHENPTIILDGAHNLEGMMQLCETVKTLYPTERRLFMVSVLKDKDYEKMFNHMNEVADHVYFTTFDYPRAQSAKAQYEAYHRENSSYEEDFHELLDHLLGEVEEDECLVITGSLYFISEVRKSLVR from the coding sequence ATGTTTAGAAGTGGAAAAGAAGTCATTGATTGGGTTTCAGAACAACTACGATTTGGAATTCGTCCAGGTCTAGAGAGAATGGAAGCGGCATTAAGTCGTTTAGACAATCCTCACTTAAAAATCAAAACCATTCATATTGCCGGAACGAATGGAAAAGGATCGACTGTTACTTATTTACGTTCTGTATTACAAGATGCGGGTTATCGTGTCGGAACCTTTACGTCACCTTATATCGAAACGTTTAATGAACGAATTTCATTAAATGGAGTTCCAATTAGCGATGATGACTTAGCTTGGTGTGCCAATGTATTAAAGCCTATTGTAGAAGAAATTAATCAAACTTCAATGGGGCCGTTTACAGAGTTTGAAATTATTACGTTAATTTCATTTATTTATTTTAAGCATTATCAAACAGATGTCGTTATTTATGAAGTTGGACTAGGTGGAAGACTTGATGCCACGAATGTTATATCACCTATCGTTTGTGGAATTACTAATATTGGTCATGATCATGAAGCCATTTTAGGGGAGACACTAGTAAAAATTGCTCATGAAAAATTAGGAATTGTTAAGAATGAAGTTCCACTGTTTACAACGGAAGAAAATGAAGATGTTTTAAAAGAATTTGTAGAGGTTACAAATCAGAAAAATAGTCCATTCGTTCAATCACTTAAAATGTATCCTGCGACTCAAGTTCATGTTAATCAAAATGGCTTACAGTTTGATTGGCCTCATTTAAAAGATGTAGAATTGACCATGAAGGGAACGCATCAAATTAAAAATGCCACACTAGCTTATTCCATCATTCAATATTTAAAAGAAAAAAGGATTTTTAGTATTTCAGATGTAAATATATATAGGGGAATGAAAGAGGCGTTTTGGAAAGGAAGATTCGAGGTTATTCACGAAAATCCAACGATTATCTTAGATGGGGCACACAACTTAGAAGGAATGATGCAACTATGTGAGACGGTTAAAACTCTTTATCCTACTGAGCGACGCTTGTTTATGGTCAGTGTTTTAAAAGATAAGGACTATGAAAAGATGTTTAATCACATGAATGAAGTAGCCGATCATGTTTACTTTACGACGTTTGATTATCCACGCGCTCAATCTGCTAAAGCCCAATATGAGGCATATCATCGTGAGAATTCATCGTATGAAGAAGATTTTCATGAACTTCTCGATCATTTATTAGGTGAAGTTGAAGAGGATGAATGTCTAGTTATTACAGGATCTCTTTACTTCATTTCAGAAGTTCGAAAATCATTAGTCAGATGA
- a CDS encoding PASTA domain-containing protein, whose translation MGKKKKRKKYRLNARFYCLVFGICTVVALTINIKSTLEFNTIPNFHGWSADEVMKYDEKHENISVIYELVYSYDVLQNCVMEQSIKPRTKIGDDPLILTVYVSKGYPMMEDFVGKRLSELNEFANLYDLTVESSEEEGIIESQSVLAGELLTKGMVVSVTTKTD comes from the coding sequence TTGGGTAAAAAAAAGAAACGAAAAAAGTATCGATTAAATGCTAGATTCTATTGTCTAGTGTTTGGAATATGTACGGTGGTTGCGTTAACGATTAACATCAAATCAACACTTGAGTTTAATACCATTCCAAATTTTCATGGATGGTCAGCAGATGAAGTTATGAAGTATGATGAAAAGCATGAGAATATCTCGGTGATCTATGAGCTTGTTTATTCATATGATGTCTTACAAAATTGTGTTATGGAACAATCGATTAAACCACGAACAAAAATTGGAGATGATCCGTTAATTTTAACAGTTTATGTTTCAAAAGGTTATCCCATGATGGAGGATTTTGTAGGAAAACGTTTAAGTGAGTTAAATGAATTTGCTAATCTATACGACTTAACCGTGGAGTCATCTGAGGAAGAGGGAATCATTGAAAGCCAATCAGTTTTAGCAGGAGAATTATTAACAAAGGGAATGGTTGTTTCAGTTACGACAAAAACAGATTAA
- a CDS encoding valine--tRNA ligase: MTKNLAPKYNHLDVEQGKYAFWYEQDCFKAQPQSNKPKYTIVIPPPNVTGKLHLGHAWDTSLQDIIIRMKRMQGYDALWLPGMDHAGIATQAKVDARLKEEGVSRYDIGREAFLEKAWEWKEEYAGFIRQQWEKMGLSLDYSRERFTLDEGLSKAVRRVFVQLYEKGLIYRGERIINWDPAARTALSDIEVIHKEIEGAFYHFKYMIEGTNEFLEVATTRPETMFGDVAVAVHPEDERYQHLLGKNVLIPGNNKPIPVIADEYVEMDFGTGAVKITPAHDPNDFEVGNRHDLARPICMNLDGTMNELAGKYNGMDRFDARRQLVADLEEAGLVVKIEKHVHSVGHSERTDAVVEPYLSTQWFVKMEELAARSVANQQTDNKVNFVPDRFENTFLRWMENIHDWCISRQLWWGHQIPAWYHKETGEMYVGEEAPADLENWNQDEDVLDTWFSSALWPFTTLGWPDVECEDFKAYFPTDTLVTGYDIIFFWVSRMIFQSLEFTDERPFKNVLIHGLVRDAEGRKMSKSLGNGVDPMDVIAKYGADSLRYFLTTNSAPGQDLRYIEEKVESTWNFINKIWNASRFVIMNLEGMTVEDVKLEEATLNVADQWILGRLNETIEAINYNADKFEFGEVGRHLYNFIWEDFCNWYIEMAKLPLQGEDEEAKRSTRMVLTYVLESIVKLLHPFMPFVTEEIYQMITRENTACAVAAWPVVKPEYNNEKAINNFTLLMDIIRSVRNIRAEVDAPMSKQIRIFINAKSEEVLENLSTNQAYLKRFCNPSELVIERDLTVEEETMTAVVTGADIFLPTEGLIDVSAEIERLKNELKKLAAEVKRGESKLANEKFVAKAPAHLVEEERNKLADYKEKYATVEARLAQLEK, translated from the coding sequence ATGACGAAAAACTTAGCACCTAAGTATAATCATTTAGATGTAGAACAAGGTAAATATGCATTTTGGTATGAGCAAGATTGCTTCAAAGCCCAACCACAATCAAACAAACCTAAGTATACGATCGTTATTCCACCACCAAACGTAACAGGTAAGTTACACTTAGGACATGCCTGGGATACATCATTACAAGATATCATCATTCGTATGAAACGTATGCAAGGTTATGATGCTTTATGGTTACCAGGTATGGACCATGCCGGAATTGCCACTCAAGCAAAAGTTGATGCTCGCTTAAAAGAAGAAGGTGTTTCTCGTTATGACATCGGGCGTGAAGCATTCTTAGAAAAAGCTTGGGAATGGAAAGAAGAATATGCAGGATTCATCCGTCAACAATGGGAAAAAATGGGGTTATCATTAGATTACTCTCGTGAACGTTTCACATTAGATGAAGGGTTATCGAAAGCTGTTCGTCGCGTATTCGTTCAATTATATGAAAAAGGATTAATCTATCGTGGTGAGCGTATCATCAACTGGGACCCAGCTGCACGTACAGCTTTATCAGATATTGAGGTTATCCATAAAGAAATTGAAGGGGCATTCTACCACTTCAAATATATGATTGAAGGAACAAACGAGTTCTTAGAAGTTGCAACGACTCGTCCTGAAACAATGTTTGGAGACGTTGCTGTTGCGGTTCATCCTGAAGATGAGCGTTACCAACACTTACTAGGTAAAAATGTCTTAATCCCAGGAAACAACAAACCGATTCCAGTTATCGCTGATGAGTATGTTGAAATGGATTTTGGAACAGGTGCTGTTAAAATTACACCAGCTCACGATCCAAACGACTTTGAAGTTGGAAACCGTCACGACTTAGCTCGTCCAATCTGTATGAACTTAGATGGAACGATGAATGAATTAGCAGGTAAATACAATGGAATGGATCGTTTCGATGCTCGTCGTCAATTAGTTGCTGATTTAGAAGAAGCGGGATTAGTTGTTAAGATTGAAAAACATGTTCACTCAGTTGGACACTCTGAGCGTACAGACGCCGTTGTTGAACCGTACTTATCAACTCAATGGTTCGTTAAGATGGAAGAATTAGCAGCACGTTCAGTTGCTAATCAACAAACAGACAATAAAGTAAACTTCGTACCCGATCGTTTTGAAAATACGTTCTTACGTTGGATGGAAAATATTCATGACTGGTGTATTTCGCGTCAGTTATGGTGGGGACACCAAATTCCAGCTTGGTATCATAAAGAAACAGGTGAAATGTATGTCGGTGAAGAGGCTCCAGCTGATCTTGAAAACTGGAACCAAGATGAAGACGTATTAGACACATGGTTCTCATCTGCTTTATGGCCATTTACAACGTTAGGTTGGCCAGATGTTGAGTGTGAAGATTTTAAAGCATATTTCCCAACAGATACATTAGTCACTGGATATGACATTATCTTCTTCTGGGTGTCTCGTATGATTTTCCAAAGCTTAGAATTTACTGATGAACGTCCATTTAAAAATGTTTTAATTCACGGATTAGTTCGTGATGCTGAAGGACGTAAAATGAGTAAATCATTAGGTAACGGGGTTGACCCAATGGATGTTATTGCAAAATACGGAGCTGATAGCTTACGTTACTTCTTAACAACTAACTCAGCACCAGGACAAGATTTACGTTATATTGAAGAAAAAGTAGAATCAACATGGAACTTCATTAATAAAATCTGGAATGCTTCTCGTTTCGTTATCATGAACTTAGAAGGAATGACAGTAGAAGATGTGAAGTTAGAAGAAGCGACATTAAATGTTGCGGATCAATGGATTTTAGGACGTTTAAATGAAACGATTGAAGCCATCAACTACAATGCCGATAAATTCGAATTTGGTGAAGTTGGACGTCACTTATATAACTTTATCTGGGAAGACTTCTGTAACTGGTACATCGAAATGGCGAAGTTACCATTACAAGGTGAAGATGAAGAAGCAAAACGTTCAACACGCATGGTCTTAACGTATGTCTTAGAATCAATCGTGAAATTATTACATCCATTTATGCCATTCGTAACAGAAGAAATCTATCAAATGATTACGCGAGAAAATACGGCATGTGCAGTAGCCGCTTGGCCAGTTGTTAAACCAGAGTATAACAACGAAAAAGCGATCAATAATTTCACGTTATTAATGGATATTATCCGCTCAGTACGTAACATTCGTGCAGAAGTGGATGCGCCAATGAGTAAACAAATCCGCATCTTCATCAATGCTAAATCAGAAGAGGTATTAGAAAACTTAAGTACAAACCAAGCTTACTTAAAACGTTTCTGTAACCCAAGTGAATTAGTAATTGAAAGAGATTTAACAGTAGAGGAAGAAACAATGACAGCCGTTGTAACAGGGGCAGACATCTTCTTACCAACTGAAGGATTAATCGATGTAAGTGCTGAAATTGAACGTTTGAAAAATGAGTTAAAGAAATTAGCTGCAGAAGTAAAACGTGGAGAATCAAAACTTGCAAATGAAAAATTCGTCGCTAAAGCTCCGGCTCACTTAGTTGAAGAAGAGCGCAATAAACTCGCGGATTATAAAGAAAAATATGCAACCGTTGAAGCTCGCTTAGCTCAATTAGAAAAATAA
- a CDS encoding phosphotransferase, whose translation MANYDEIKTFVEAHYDLKIESMTAITRKSMKIRASNHDYLLKIASGDDEFIMKQLFAYKALSHNVLPIYRTRDNNHYVPFDQQFFYLTDYVKTIPLPLEQQINYYIELLNKLHAQTQLEVDVSDDELQRIYSKDYKRLKNSYDYLQKSIEECELQRERSPYDWYFMMVYPMLYTMLHHAHDELKKFYDLIKRDKKMPVSLIHGDVNVANLLVTEKSTYLINFEKSMFSIASLDIYYFLENYHAVPGIHSIISDYVKNEKAAALRHYFFFRSLCIDLDDLFENLNDHSLINIALLNECIAPHLLALQIYDQFNKPTTTNQAAPQESTT comes from the coding sequence ATGGCAAATTACGATGAGATAAAAACCTTTGTAGAAGCTCATTACGATTTAAAGATCGAATCGATGACAGCCATCACTCGTAAATCAATGAAAATTAGAGCCTCAAATCATGATTATTTATTAAAGATTGCCAGTGGTGATGATGAGTTTATTATGAAGCAACTTTTTGCTTATAAGGCGCTGTCTCATAATGTTTTACCAATTTATCGTACGAGAGATAATAATCATTATGTTCCATTTGATCAACAATTTTTCTATTTGACCGATTACGTTAAAACCATTCCTCTGCCGTTAGAACAACAAATTAATTACTATATTGAACTGTTAAATAAGTTACATGCACAAACGCAGTTAGAGGTAGATGTGAGTGATGATGAGTTGCAACGTATTTATAGTAAAGATTATAAGCGACTAAAAAATAGTTATGATTATTTACAAAAAAGTATCGAGGAGTGTGAGTTACAACGCGAACGATCACCGTATGACTGGTATTTTATGATGGTCTATCCGATGCTTTATACCATGTTGCATCATGCGCATGATGAGCTTAAAAAGTTTTATGACCTCATTAAACGAGATAAAAAAATGCCAGTTAGTTTAATTCATGGCGATGTGAACGTTGCTAACTTATTAGTCACTGAAAAATCAACTTACTTAATTAATTTTGAGAAAAGTATGTTTTCAATTGCTTCACTAGATATTTATTATTTTTTAGAAAATTATCATGCCGTTCCGGGAATTCATTCCATCATTTCAGATTATGTAAAAAATGAAAAAGCCGCAGCATTGCGGCACTATTTCTTTTTTCGCTCTCTGTGTATCGATTTAGATGATCTTTTTGAAAACTTAAATGATCATTCATTAATTAATATTGCTTTATTAAATGAATGTATTGCTCCTCACTTATTAGCATTACAGATTTATGATCAGTTTAACAAACCCACCACAACAAACCAAGCAGCCCCCCAAGAATCAACAACATAA
- a CDS encoding M42 family metallopeptidase: MSQLDQTLTFLKELTDANAVPGQERQAREVMKKYIGDSADEIYQDNIGSLIAKKVGEEDGPKVVIAGHMDEVGFMVRQIDDNGYIKFVTLGGWWGQVMLAQQVTITTHSGKTYHGVIGSIPPHILTPEARQKPMDIKDMYIDLGVDSKEEVEALGIRPGDMITPYIEFRTMANEKYLLAKAWDNRIGCAVAVEVLNNLKEEKHPNIVYGVGTVQEEVGCRGASTTSQMINPSIVFALDVGLAGDVPGVTNQIQAKMGKGPIITLIDGGLVGHKALRDFVIEVAEELNIPYQFDVTPGGATDAAKMHLAHDGAPAMSVGIASRYIHSHTSMIHRDDYENTVKLMTEVVKRLDKETVHKITFE, encoded by the coding sequence ATGAGTCAATTAGATCAAACATTAACTTTTTTAAAAGAGTTGACTGATGCTAATGCCGTTCCAGGACAAGAACGACAAGCCAGAGAAGTCATGAAAAAATATATCGGTGATAGCGCTGATGAGATTTATCAAGATAACATTGGATCATTAATTGCAAAAAAAGTTGGGGAAGAAGATGGTCCTAAAGTTGTGATTGCAGGACATATGGACGAAGTCGGATTTATGGTTCGCCAAATCGATGATAATGGATATATTAAATTCGTAACACTCGGTGGATGGTGGGGGCAAGTCATGCTTGCTCAACAAGTGACAATTACCACTCATTCAGGAAAAACGTATCATGGAGTGATTGGATCAATTCCACCACATATTTTAACACCAGAGGCGCGTCAAAAACCGATGGATATTAAAGATATGTATATTGATTTAGGAGTAGACAGCAAGGAAGAAGTTGAAGCATTAGGAATTCGCCCAGGCGATATGATTACTCCTTATATTGAATTCCGTACGATGGCAAATGAAAAATATTTGTTAGCAAAAGCATGGGATAACCGTATTGGATGTGCAGTAGCGGTTGAAGTTTTAAATAATTTAAAAGAAGAAAAACATCCTAATATCGTTTATGGTGTTGGAACAGTTCAAGAAGAAGTTGGATGTCGCGGAGCATCAACAACAAGTCAAATGATCAATCCATCTATCGTATTTGCTTTAGATGTAGGATTAGCTGGGGATGTACCAGGTGTAACGAATCAAATTCAAGCTAAAATGGGAAAAGGACCGATTATTACCTTAATTGATGGAGGTCTTGTAGGTCATAAAGCACTTCGTGATTTTGTAATTGAAGTAGCTGAAGAATTAAACATTCCTTATCAATTTGACGTAACACCAGGTGGAGCAACAGATGCTGCTAAAATGCATTTAGCACATGATGGAGCACCAGCTATGTCTGTTGGAATTGCATCACGTTACATCCATTCACATACTTCAATGATCCATCGTGATGACTATGAGAATACAGTTAAATTAATGACGGAAGTTGTTAAACGTTTAGATAAAGAAACAGTTCATAAGATTACATTTGAATAA
- the rplT gene encoding 50S ribosomal protein L20 codes for MPRVKGGVVSRKRRKRVLKLAKGYFGSKHTLYKTANEQVMKSLQYAYRDRRQKKRDFRKLWITRINAAARMNGLSYSKLMHGLKLAGIEVNRKMLADLAVSDAAAFTALANTAKEAMNK; via the coding sequence ATGCCACGTGTAAAAGGTGGAGTTGTATCACGCAAACGTCGTAAACGCGTTTTAAAATTAGCAAAAGGTTACTTTGGATCTAAACATACATTATATAAAACAGCAAACGAGCAAGTAATGAAATCATTACAATATGCTTACCGTGACCGTCGTCAGAAAAAACGTGACTTCCGTAAATTATGGATCACTCGTATCAACGCTGCTGCTCGTATGAACGGATTATCATACAGCAAATTAATGCACGGATTAAAATTAGCTGGAATCGAAGTTAACCGTAAAATGTTAGCAGATTTAGCTGTATCTGATGCTGCTGCATTCACTGCTTTAGCAAACACTGCTAAAGAAGCAATGAACAAATAA
- the rpmI gene encoding 50S ribosomal protein L35, protein MPKMKSHRGAAKRFKRTGSGKLKRSHAYTSHLAHNKTTKQKKHLAKAGIVSNSDYKRIKDMLYSL, encoded by the coding sequence ATGCCAAAAATGAAATCTCATCGTGGAGCTGCTAAACGCTTTAAACGTACAGGATCAGGAAAATTAAAACGTTCTCATGCTTATACAAGCCACTTAGCTCATAACAAAACAACTAAACAAAAGAAACATTTAGCTAAAGCTGGTATTGTATCAAACAGCGACTACAAACGTATCAAAGATATGTTATATAGCTTATAA
- the infC gene encoding translation initiation factor IF-3, whose translation MLVVGPNREQLGLMQRKDALRAASEQNLDLVCVAPQANPIVCRIMDYGKYRYEQQRHAREARKNQTVVSLKEVRLSPNIEQHDFNTKLKNAQKFLAKGDKVKVSVRFKGREIAHTEFGRNVLTRFAEACAEIADLESNPKLDGRSMFLVLAPKKK comes from the coding sequence ATGTTAGTGGTTGGTCCTAATCGCGAACAACTTGGATTAATGCAACGTAAGGATGCATTACGTGCTGCTTCTGAGCAAAACTTAGACTTAGTATGTGTTGCACCACAAGCTAATCCGATTGTGTGTCGTATTATGGACTACGGTAAATACCGCTACGAACAACAACGACATGCTCGCGAAGCTAGAAAAAACCAAACAGTTGTTAGTCTTAAAGAAGTTCGTTTAAGCCCTAACATCGAACAGCATGACTTTAATACAAAATTAAAAAATGCTCAAAAATTCCTTGCAAAGGGTGATAAAGTTAAAGTTAGCGTACGTTTCAAAGGTCGTGAAATCGCGCACACTGAATTCGGACGCAATGTTTTAACTCGCTTTGCTGAGGCGTGTGCTGAAATTGCGGATCTTGAATCAAATCCAAAACTTGATGGACGCTCAATGTTTCTCGTTTTAGCACCAAAGAAAAAGTAG
- the thrS gene encoding threonine--tRNA ligase, whose translation MINITFPDGNVKQFENGITAEAIAQSISPGLRKRCVAAKLNGHLYDLTRPIEADTKIELITNDRPEAWEIINHSAAHLMAAAIKRLYPDAKFGVGPAIEDGFYYDVDTESKITESDLAAIEKMMQKIASEALPIIRRELSREEAKELFATDEYKLELIDAIKEGEVITTYSEGDFTDLCSGVHVGNTKDIKFFKLLNVAGAYWRGDSDNKMLTRIYGAAAFTKDQLADHLRVLEERKERDHKKLGRELELFTFSPLVGQGLPIWLPNGMKVRQQIERYIIDLEEEYGYQHVATPVMGSVDLYRTSGHWAHYQEDMFVPMNMDNEELVLRPMSCPHHMMVYKTKLRSYRDLPIRYAEQVIQHRFEASGALTGLERVRAMTLTDSHIFVRPDQIKEEFSRCLELIHRVIKDFGVEINYYRLSLRDPENKEKYYDDDQMWQSAESMLRETLIENNIPFIEAEGEAAFYGPKLDIQIKTALGHDITMSTIQLDFLLPERFDLTYVSESGEKVRPVVMHRGLIGTYERFMAYLIETYKGAFPLWLAPTQVTVIPVNNQYHLDYAKEVAKELRKYKIRLELDDREEKMGYKIRESQTKKVPMSIVLGDKETANGEVTFRRFGEQKTQTLPLKEFVHFLVEEIAERKNHKPE comes from the coding sequence ATGATTAACATTACTTTTCCAGATGGAAATGTGAAGCAGTTTGAAAATGGAATTACTGCAGAAGCAATTGCACAATCAATCTCACCAGGATTACGTAAACGCTGTGTAGCGGCTAAGTTAAATGGACATTTATATGATTTAACTCGTCCAATTGAAGCAGATACAAAAATCGAATTAATTACAAATGATCGTCCAGAAGCATGGGAGATTATTAATCACTCAGCGGCGCATTTAATGGCAGCAGCAATTAAACGTTTATATCCAGATGCAAAATTCGGGGTAGGACCTGCCATTGAAGATGGATTCTACTATGACGTCGATACAGAATCTAAAATTACTGAATCGGATTTAGCAGCTATTGAAAAAATGATGCAAAAAATCGCTTCAGAAGCTTTACCAATTATCCGTCGTGAATTAAGTCGTGAAGAAGCAAAAGAATTATTTGCAACAGATGAATATAAATTAGAATTAATTGATGCGATTAAAGAAGGAGAAGTAATCACAACTTACTCTGAGGGTGATTTTACAGATTTATGTAGTGGTGTTCATGTTGGAAATACAAAAGACATCAAATTCTTTAAATTATTAAATGTAGCAGGTGCTTATTGGCGCGGAGATAGCGACAATAAGATGTTAACTCGTATTTACGGTGCAGCAGCATTTACTAAAGATCAATTAGCTGATCATTTACGTGTTTTAGAAGAGCGTAAAGAGCGTGATCATAAAAAATTAGGACGTGAATTAGAGTTATTTACATTCAGTCCATTAGTTGGACAAGGGTTACCAATTTGGTTACCAAACGGAATGAAAGTTCGTCAACAAATTGAACGCTATATCATTGACTTAGAAGAAGAATACGGATACCAACACGTGGCAACGCCTGTTATGGGATCAGTTGATTTATATCGTACGTCAGGACACTGGGCGCACTATCAAGAAGATATGTTTGTTCCAATGAACATGGACAATGAAGAATTAGTTTTACGCCCAATGTCATGTCCTCACCACATGATGGTTTACAAAACAAAATTACGCTCATATCGTGATTTACCAATCCGTTATGCAGAACAAGTCATCCAACATCGCTTTGAAGCATCAGGTGCTTTAACAGGACTTGAACGTGTACGTGCGATGACTTTAACAGATTCACATATCTTTGTTCGTCCAGATCAAATTAAAGAGGAATTTTCACGCTGTTTAGAATTAATTCACCGTGTGATTAAAGATTTCGGTGTTGAAATCAACTACTATCGTTTATCATTACGTGACCCTGAAAACAAAGAGAAATACTATGATGATGATCAAATGTGGCAAAGTGCTGAATCAATGTTACGTGAAACATTAATTGAAAATAACATTCCATTCATTGAAGCAGAAGGAGAAGCTGCATTCTACGGACCAAAATTAGATATTCAAATTAAAACAGCATTAGGTCATGATATTACGATGTCAACAATTCAGTTAGACTTCTTATTACCAGAACGCTTTGATTTAACTTATGTTTCTGAATCAGGAGAAAAAGTACGTCCAGTCGTTATGCACCGTGGATTAATTGGAACATACGAACGTTTCATGGCTTATTTAATTGAAACTTATAAAGGGGCATTCCCTCTATGGTTAGCACCAACTCAAGTGACAGTTATCCCAGTTAACAATCAATATCATTTAGACTATGCAAAAGAAGTAGCTAAAGAGTTACGTAAATATAAAATCCGTTTAGAACTTGATGATCGTGAAGAAAAAATGGGATATAAAATTCGTGAATCTCAAACGAAGAAAGTACCAATGTCTATCGTGTTAGGGGATAAAGAAACTGCTAATGGTGAAGTGACATTCCGTCGTTTTGGAGAACAAAAAACTCAAACATTACCACTTAAAGAATTCGTTCATTTCTTAGTAGAAGAGATTGCAGAACGTAAAAATCATAAACCTGAATAA